The window CAATTCTATCAGAAGTTCTGATCACTGACTGGTTATTTCATGAGCTGATACATGCTGCTACTATGGTAGCTGCGGGAATTTTTCTTGTAGCTCGACTTTTTCCCCTTTTCCTAGAGTACACAGCTAAATTACTTTTCCCAAGTGGGAGTCCACCGAATGGAGCGAACTGAAGCTCAAGTCTCTAATTTCTCCTATATGCTAAACTTTCTTTTCTGCAAAAGTTTACACTTGTTCAATCACTCAAAGCAATTCTATAAGTGGAAATTCTATAAGTGGACCAACACCATGAAAGCCTGAAATGCATTAGGTATTAGAATATTTAAATTCGATGCAACCATTTCATGGCTTTCATGTTCACTTGAAAAAGATAATACTAGGcagaacaaattttttttttttttttttttttttgagaaaatgcttgtaatttcattagataaaaaataaagaagtacaacaagcaaaatgtaaggaataaaacctcacatgATTACAGACTAAAACAAATACAATATCCACGAAGggatgaaaatgactacaaagagcaaaaaagaACCCATAAAAGgcacaaaaaacacaaaactacaATATATTTCTCCTTGATCCAAATCAGTAGAAAGACATCTGCAATCCAAACTTCATCCTTTAGACCATTCCGaatattcggatctgagtccttttttttgttgcaaccacgtagatttattgatctacggataagataaatcatttccgctcttgctaaatccgaaaaaagcataaacgaCAGAATAATAGAGAGCAGATACAATCAGATGGATAAGGAGCAGAAAAAATTAGTCTAACAGCAATATGGTGAGGTTCagaaaaaattatgaaacaGTTTTACATGGATTAGAGAATAACTCTGTTCTTCAGAAACTAGGGGAAATTCAATTGCATCAGGTACAAACATCAGCAATATCAGGCTATCAGAAAATACTTCTAAAGCATCCACAAATCAATTTATAGCCTGAACATAGGTAAATTATGAGAACAATATGAGAAAATATGCACAAGGAAGATCTTGTTTAATCAACTTGAGTTAAACAAAAAACATTAGAAGACTATCTCAAACTATTGAGGGGTTTACAAAGAAAATCTTTTAATACTGTCTTCAAAAAACTTTATGTGTGCTGACTACATGTATGTTAAAATTGCTATAACTTTGATTAGCCTAAAGAATCGTTAATTTCATACAGATGCATATTCTCATTCCAAGCAAGCTTACAGAGGATCCAGAGAAATGAACATGCATCAAAATGTAAGTTTTCATGACTGAAGATAACAGTTGTAGCATCTCACGAACTTTAATTACTTATTGTTTCATTTCTGCAGACTCACTTAAAAAGTGGAAGAACACATAGGTCTACTGGGGGCAATAAATCAGTCTCCATCAGAGGAGGTCCAGAAGACATTGTTCCGCTCGGGAGAGGTCGAAGCTCAGAGCAATTTGGAGATCTTTCCATGGCACTGACTTTTGCCCTTGAGAATGGAGGGGAAATCACAAGAACGGATTCTTCAAACAACAGTTTGATGTTGGGCTTCCTGAATCAAATTGGCAGAAGATCAGTGCAGACGGGCAAGGTGGACGGAAGCAGCATTGCTATGCACAACACATCGACTAGGCACTTCCCTTCCCTCTCTCATCTCCATATCAATGAAATAGCGAAAGGGGCAGAAAAGTTAAATCAGATCCTGAGAGCTTGCTCTAATGGCCTAAAATTTGATAGATATTCAATTGAAATTGGAAAAGAACTATTGAAAGGGGCCATAGATCTAGAAGAGTCACTGAGGATGCTAGTAAACCTTCAAGAAGCCTCAGACTACATGATTGAACCCCAAAACAAAGCTCGGATCACGTTGTTGGATGACGATGAAGATGACAATGACAATACAGTCAAAATAGAAGAGAACAAGCAACTTGGTCGGCCGATCTTCTCCTTTGACAAGCCTTCAAGAAATTCTCGTCACATTCAGGAAGCTGCCAGGGCTGAACTTAAGCAGAGGCTTATGGCCCTGACTTACCAATCAGAAAATGCGAACTACAGCAACAGTAGAAAAAATTTAAGCACCTCAAATTCAGCTTCTCAGAGGTTTTCAGCTAGCACCAGCCCAAGCATGCAACCTTTTGTAGCATTCTCAGAACAAAAGAATCACCCAAACTCAACAAAAGCCAAACCAGAAACGGGGCGAATTCCAAATGTGATTGCAAAACTAATGGGGCTTGAAGGACTTCCAGAAAATGATGATCCAAAGCACATCATAAAGAAAGAGTCCACTCACAAGGATAAAATTGAACGAACAGTTACAAAGAAAACTGGGAAGGAAAGCACTACACAAGAATGGAAGACAAAAGATGCTGAGAATTTGGTGTCCTCCATCAGAAAACATAAAGAGACCCAACCCAACCAAATCCAAGTGACTCAGGATTCGCATGACCTGCAGGCACAAAGAAATCTATCAAGTCGCCCTACTAGCTTCGATGGGACTATCCATGACAGAAAACCACCCCAGAAGGAAATGAAAAGCTCAAATAAGGCTACAGATAACCGTCAAAATAACACTGATCAATCAACCCCAAACACAGGAAGCCGAAGGGATATTCGGGGGAAAGAGAAAAAAATGGACAGTGCAAAGCCGAAGGAACAAAAAGACAAAGAAAGAAGTGAAATCAAGGAGCCAATTGTGAAGCAACAGCTACAGAAAATGACATCACAAACGGAAAAGGTATTTGACGCTGCAATTACACTGCAGGGGCAAGCAGAAAGCAATTCAACCATGCTTAAAACAGAAAGGAGAAACGCTTATGAGCAGCCACTGAGTAGCCTAGCAGAGTCTCCTGTTGATCTTGCATCCCAACAGCCTCGGATACACCAAAATTTCGAGGTACAAGAAATGAAGCATCATGCAGCAGAGAGCAATCAACAGAGCGGAAAAAGGCATATTCAAGTAACAGCGCATATAGGAAGTGAACACACGAGTTTGCCAAAACCCATGCAAGATAATCTGTATTTGCCCAGAAAACATTCATATAGAAGCCAAGAAACTTCTAGCAATGGAAGCTCCATAGATTTAAGCAGAGGAATACAATCCATGGGCTTACCAAATAcaaggcatcaagaagatgTAGTCCAAGATAGAAATTTTCTTAATTTCAAGATGAGCGCGCAAGATTCAATGAACAAAAACTCAATTGAAAATTCTTCCCCAAGAAATCTCTATTCTGatgtaataaaagaaaaaagtagaAGCTCTGTTACAACAGACATGCAAGAGAAAACTATGCACAAGGTAAAGGTTACAAAAATGCAGAAAGCTGAAACTTCTGGAAAGAATGATGAACTCCTAACAAGAAGTACAAATCTGCACGCAAGGATTTCGAAACATCAGAATCCTGTGTTGCAAGAAGTGAAGCAGAGAAGGCACAACAAACTTAGTCGATCCAATGAAGGCAACCACGTGAGACTCAGCAGGTCCAGAGAAGCAGACACAAGAATTCTCAAATCCAACAAAATAGAATTAAGCACTGATAAACCAAATGCATTGGGAGAACTACAGATTCAAGCAGAAAAAGATTCCAGCTTCTGCACTCCCCCAACAGACAATGAATGCCAAAACCTAAAAGGACCAGAAATAGCTCTAGATGGAAATGTAAGCTTATTTTCACTGCAATTTATATCAAgttattttaaagaaaataaagttcATTACAAACTACAATCCACTTCATTAGTATAAAATCTTACCTCTAAAGCAAAATGCTAAAATATCCTCTTTTTGGCATTGTGAAGTTGTCAACAGGGATAAACGATcaacaaggtcaaggagtcaatAGAAAACTCCAATCTCACAGCAACAAATACAGTCCACTCAATCGTAAGTAGAACTTTACATTTAATTCGGTTTTCGATATTGCTTTCAAACAGTGAGTTGGAAATGAGAAGAAAGTTGGTGATCATGTTTTGTCAATATGTTCTAgttcattttaatttaaatttctttC of the Euphorbia lathyris chromosome 7, ddEupLath1.1, whole genome shotgun sequence genome contains:
- the LOC136201293 gene encoding uncharacterized protein, producing the protein MAKRSDFAQKLLDDLRMRKEQLPASHSSKSSKPIAGDAYSHSKQAYRGSREMNMHQNTHLKSGRTHRSTGGNKSVSIRGGPEDIVPLGRGRSSEQFGDLSMALTFALENGGEITRTDSSNNSLMLGFLNQIGRRSVQTGKVDGSSIAMHNTSTRHFPSLSHLHINEIAKGAEKLNQILRACSNGLKFDRYSIEIGKELLKGAIDLEESLRMLVNLQEASDYMIEPQNKARITLLDDDEDDNDNTVKIEENKQLGRPIFSFDKPSRNSRHIQEAARAELKQRLMALTYQSENANYSNSRKNLSTSNSASQRFSASTSPSMQPFVAFSEQKNHPNSTKAKPETGRIPNVIAKLMGLEGLPENDDPKHIIKKESTHKDKIERTVTKKTGKESTTQEWKTKDAENLVSSIRKHKETQPNQIQVTQDSHDLQAQRNLSSRPTSFDGTIHDRKPPQKEMKSSNKATDNRQNNTDQSTPNTGSRRDIRGKEKKMDSAKPKEQKDKERSEIKEPIVKQQLQKMTSQTEKVFDAAITLQGQAESNSTMLKTERRNAYEQPLSSLAESPVDLASQQPRIHQNFEVQEMKHHAAESNQQSGKRHIQVTAHIGSEHTSLPKPMQDNLYLPRKHSYRSQETSSNGSSIDLSRGIQSMGLPNTRHQEDVVQDRNFLNFKMSAQDSMNKNSIENSSPRNLYSDVIKEKSRSSVTTDMQEKTMHKVKVTKMQKAETSGKNDELLTRSTNLHARISKHQNPVLQEVKQRRHNKLSRSNEGNHVRLSRSREADTRILKSNKIELSTDKPNALGELQIQAEKDSSFCTPPTDNECQNLKGPEIALDGNLSTGINDQQGQGVNRKLQSHSNKYSPLNRICGGRKDATHPELQKRHEPVLETPEPLTESENNLMQILVKTRLFLNTAEALFKLNIPLGILHASSIDCHCEGSKLILDCGYEVMRRKGKRKEFSYHPFMNIYITPLKVRSLDELIKQLHKDLEKLKFYGRNDKIECAVEEYLPKMLELDVYNKDPDVNCMWDFGWHKMMFMSLEKEDVIKDVEKHVLNGLLDELTKDLLVF